In one Phyllostomus discolor isolate MPI-MPIP mPhyDis1 chromosome 8, mPhyDis1.pri.v3, whole genome shotgun sequence genomic region, the following are encoded:
- the DDA1 gene encoding DET1- and DDB1-associated protein 1: MADFLKGLPVYNKSNFSRFHADSVCKASNRRPSVYLPTREYPSEQIIVTEKTNILLRYLHQQWDKKNAAKKRDQEQVDLEGESSAPPRKVARTDSPDMHEDT; this comes from the exons ATG GCAGATTTTTTGAAAGGACTGCCCGTCTACAACAAAAGCAATTTTAGTCGATTTCATGCTGACTCTGTGTGTAAAGCCTCG AATCGACGCCCCTCAGTCTACCTGCCCACGAGGGAGTACCCATCCGAACAGA tCATTGTGACAGAAAAAACGAACATCCTTTTGCGCTATCTACATCAGCAATGGGACAAAAAG AATGCTGCCAAGAAGAGAGACCAGGAGCAAGTGGACCTTGAGGGTGAGAGCTCGGCTCCCCCCCGAAAAGTCGCACGGACCGACAGCCCAGACATGCACGAGGACACTTAA
- the ANO8 gene encoding anoctamin-8 isoform X1, translated as MAEATSGSGGTSLEGERGKRPPPEGEPAAPASGVLDKLFGKRLLQAGRYLVSHKAWMKTVPTENCDVLMTFPDTTDDHTLLWLLNHIRVGIPELIVQVRHHRHTRAYAFFVTATYESLLRGADELGLRKAVKAEFGGGTRSFSCEEDFIYENVESELHFFTSQERQSIIRFWLQNLRAKQGEALHNVRFLEDQPIIPELAARGIIQQVFPIHEQRILNRLMKSWVQAVCENQPLDEICDYFGVKIAMYFAWLGFYTSAMVYPAVFGSVLYTFTETDQTSQDVSCVVFALFNVVWSTLFLEEWKRRGAELAYKWGTLDSPGEAMEEPRPQFRGVRRISPVTRAEEFYYPPWKRLLFQLFVSVPLCLTCLACVFLLMLGCFQLQELVLSVKGLPRLARFLPKVVLALLVSISAEGYKKLAIWLNDMENYRLESAYEKHLIIKVVLFQFVNSYLSLFYIGFYLKDMERLKEMLATLLITRQFLQNVREVLQPHLYRRLGQGELSLRAAWELARALLGLLSLRRPAPYHLQPQAEEGGGSGGGGGRRCLSGGCGAPEEEEEATVERRPMGEGGEVGNGSRGDKEEEEDEEEEDEEEEDEEEGEEGSLLDCGLRLKKVSFAERAVGRHRPGPSPEALLEEGSPTMVEKGLEPGVFTLVEEDDEAEGAPGSPEREPPAVLLRRAGGEGRDQGPDGGPEPDTGSGDLARRQRQQNRSSWIDPPEEEHSPQLTQAELESCMKKYEDTFQDYQEMFVQFGYVVLFSSAFPLAALCALVNNLIEIRSDALKLCTGLQRPFGQRVESIGQWQKVMEAMGVLAIVVNCYLIGQCGQLQRLFPWLSPEAAIVSVVVLEHFALLLKYLIHVAIPDIPGWVAEEMAKLEYQRREAFKRHERQAQHHFQQQQRRRREEEERQRHAEHHARRERDTSGREEARAEGAGLDPAAPEKASAKAKGSGVGSHGSERPKRPGSLLAPNNVMKLKQIIPLQGKFLSSGATSSSMAGTGPSPTARPTPAQSPTGSDTRLPAFLSFKFLKSPEARRDPERSHSPPKAFHAGKLFPFGGGARAEAGANGVGGQIRLDGTPGGGSGSGGSGSGGRAQRSGQVDEAAAEEPDALRPEEEGSGTALALRTRGSRSPAPSTPTPLPGPPTPPASCWQWDGPWGCGGEGTTPRQAPATNTECQPCALAGPLPAPQPLPGDASFYSLAPLPLPTSSEFPAASPSPSPQAVCWPSGWH; from the exons ATGGCCGAAGCTACCTCCGGCTCTGGGGGCACGTCCCTAGAGGGCGAGCGCGGCAAGAGGCCCCCACCAGAGGGCGAGCCTGCAGCCCCGGCGTCCGGAGTTCTGG ATAAGCTTTTTGGGAAGCGGCTCCTGCAAGCAGGTCGATACCTGGTGTCCCACAAGGCGTGGATGAAGACTGTGCCCACGGAGAACTGCGATGTGCTGATGACCTTCCCAG ATACGACGGATGACCACACACTGCTGTGGCTGCTGAACCACATCCGTGTGGGGATCCCCGAACTCATAGTGCAAGTCCGCCACCACCGCCATACGCGTGCCTACGCCTTCTTTGTCACCGCCACGTATGAGAG cctaCTCCGAGGGGCTGACGAGCTGGGTCTGCGTAAAGCCGTGAAGGCCGAGTTTGGTGGGGGTACCCGCAGCTTCTCCTGCGAGGAGGACTTTATCTACGAGAATGTGGAGAGTGAGCTGCACTTCTTCACCTCCCAG GAGCGCCAGAGCATCATCCGCTTCTGGCTTCAGAACCTGCGTGCCAAGCAGGGTGAGGCGCTGCATAACGTGCGGTTCTTGGAGGACCAGCCAATCA TTCCTGAGCTGGCAGCCCGTGGGATCATCCAGCAAGTGTTTCCAATCCACGAGCAGCGCATCCTGAACCGCCTCATGAAGTCATGGGTACAGGCCGTGTGTGAAAACCAGCCTCTAG ACGAGATCTGCGATTATTTTGGTGTGAAGATTGCCATGTACTTTGCCTGGTTGGGCTTCTACACGTCAGCGATGGTGTACCCGGCCGTCTTTGGCTCTGTCCTGTACACATTCACAGAGACCGATCAG ACAAGCCAAGATGTGTCATGCGTGGTCTTCGCCCTGTTCAATGTGGTCTGGTCAACGCTGTTCTTGGAGGAGTGGAAGCGGAGGGGGGCAGAGCTGGCCTACAAGTGGGGGACACTGGACTCACCAGGGGAAGCCATGGAGGAGCCACGGCCCCAGTTCAGG ggcgTGCGACGCATCAGCCCAGTGACACGGGCCGAGGAGTTCTACTATCCACCCTGGAAGCGGCTGCTCTTCCAGCTCTTCGTGAGTGTTCCCTTGTGTCTCACCTGCCTGGCCTGCGTGTTCCTGCTCATGCTCGGCTGCTTCCAGCTGCAG GAGCTGGTGCTGAGTGTGAAGGGGCTGCCTCGCCTTGCTCGGTTCCTGCCCAAGGTTGTGCTGGCCCTGCTGGTTAGCATAAGTGCTGAGGGCTACAAGAAGCTCGCCATATGGCTCAATGACATGG AGAATTACCGGCTGGAGAGTGCCTATGAGAAGCACCTCATCATCAAGGTGGTTCTG TTCCAGTTTGTCAATTCCTACCTGAGCCTCTTCTACATTGGCTTCTACCTCAAGGACATGGAGCGCCTAAAAGAG aTGCTGGCCACTCTGCTGATCACCCGCCAGTTTCTCCAGAATGTGCGTGAAGTCCTGCAGCCGCACCTGTACCGGCGGCTGGGCCAAGGCGAACTCAGCCTGCGGGCCGCCTGGGAGCTGGCCCGGGCCCTGCTTGGCCTGCTCAGCCTTCGGCGCCCTGCACCCTACCATCTCCAACCCCAGGCTGAagagggtggtggcagtgggggcggagggggccgCAGGTGTCTCAGCGGGGGCTGTGGGGCacctgaggaagaggaagaggccaCAGTGGAACGGCGACCcatgggggaaggtggggaggtggggaatgggTCCAGAGGggataaggaggaggaggaagatgaggaggaggaggacgaggaggaggaggacgaagAAGAGGGTGAGGAGGGCAGCCTCCTGGACTGTGGGCTCCGTCTAAAGAAGGTCAGCTTTGCTGAGCGGGCAGTCGGAAGACATCGGCCCGGCCCAAGCCCAGAGGccctcctggaggaggggagccccACAATGGTGGAGAAGGGGCTGGAGCCAGGTGTGTTCACACTAGTTGAGGAGGATGATGAGGCAGAGGGGGCTCCTGGTAGCCCTGAGCGGGAGCCCCCAGCTGTCCTGCTCCGCCGGGCTGGGGGCGAGGGCCGTGACCAGGGGCCAGATGGGGGCCCAGAGCCAGACACCGGCTCAGGTGACTTGGCCCGGAGGCAGCGGCAGCAGAATCGGTCCTCTTGGATCGACCCGCCTGAGGAGGAGCACTCGCCCCAGCTCACCCAGGCTGAGCTTGAGAGCTGTATGAAGAAGTACGAG GACACGTTCCAGGACTACCAGGAGATGTTCGTGCAGTTTGGCTACGTCGTGCtcttctcctctgccttccccctGGCTGCACTGTGCGCCCTGGTCAACAACCTCATCGAGATCCGCAGTGACGCCCTCAAGCTGTGCACGGGGCTGCAGCGGCCCTTTGGACAGCGGGTGGAGAGCATCGGCCAGTGGCAG AAGGTGATGGAGGCCATGGGTGTCCTGGCAATTGTCGTCAACTGCTATCTCATCGGCCAGTGTGGGCAGCTGCAGCGCCTCTTCCCCTGGCTCAGCCCCGAGGCAGCCATCGTGTCCGTGGTGGTGCTTGAG CACTTCGCTCTGCTTCTCAAGTACCTCATCCACGTGGCCATCCCTGACATCCCAGGGTGGGTGGCTGAGGAGATGGCCAAGCTTGAGTACCAGCGCCGGGAGGCCTTCAAG AGACACGAGCGCCAGGCTCAGCACCacttccagcagcagcagcggcggcggcgggaggaggaggagcgccAGCGCCACGCAGAGCACCACGCCCGGCGAGAGCGTGACACCAGTGGCCGGGAGGAAGCCCGGGCTGAGGGTGCGGGGCTGGACCCTGCTGCCCCTGAGAAGGCCTCAGCCAAGGCCAagggcagtggggtgggcagCCATGGTTCAGAGCGACCCAAGCGCCCAGGGTCCCTGCTGGCACCCAACAACGTCATGAAGCTGAAGCAGATCATCCCGCTGCAGGGCAAGTTTTTGTCATCAGGGGCCACATCCTCCTCAATGGCAggcacagggcccagccccaccgCACGGCCAACCCCTGCCCAGTCACCCACAGGCAGTGATACCCGCCTGCCGGCCTTCCTCAGCTTCAAGTTCCTCAAGTCACCCGAGGCCCGGCGGGATCCTGAGCGTAGCCACTCACCACCCAAGGCCTTCCATGCGGGCAAGCTCTTCCCCTTTGGTGGCGGGGCCCGGGCTGAGGCTGGGGCCAATGGGGTGGGCGGGCAGATCCGACTGGACGGGACCCCTGgcggtggcagtggcagtggcggcagcggcagcggcggccgGGCCCAGCGCAGTGGGCAGGTGGACGAGGCTGCTGCTGAGGAGCCAGACGCCCTCCGGCCTGAAGAGGAAGGCTCAG GGACAGCGCTGGCCCTCCGCACCCGCGGCAGCCGGAGCCCCGCACCATCAACGCCAACGCCGCTGCCCGGGCCCCCAACACCACCCGCCAGCTGCTGGCAGTGGGATGGGCCTTGGGGCTGTGGGGGTGAAGGCACCACCCCCCGCCAGGCCCCTGCCACCAACACAGAGTGCCaaccctgtgccctggctgggcccctgcctgccccccagcccctgccaggggATGCCAGCTTCTACAGCCTTGCGCCTCTGCCTCTGCCAACATCCTCTGAGTTCCCTGcggcctctcccagccccagcccccaggctgtGTGCTGGCCCAGTGGCTGGCACTAG
- the ANO8 gene encoding anoctamin-8 isoform X2 — MAEATSGSGGTSLEGERGKRPPPEGEPAAPASGVLGTCAHLPSAQMGIPRVGVCKGTRTLPGESHQSLHPLADTTDDHTLLWLLNHIRVGIPELIVQVRHHRHTRAYAFFVTATYESLLRGADELGLRKAVKAEFGGGTRSFSCEEDFIYENVESELHFFTSQERQSIIRFWLQNLRAKQGEALHNVRFLEDQPIIPELAARGIIQQVFPIHEQRILNRLMKSWVQAVCENQPLDEICDYFGVKIAMYFAWLGFYTSAMVYPAVFGSVLYTFTETDQTSQDVSCVVFALFNVVWSTLFLEEWKRRGAELAYKWGTLDSPGEAMEEPRPQFRGVRRISPVTRAEEFYYPPWKRLLFQLFVSVPLCLTCLACVFLLMLGCFQLQELVLSVKGLPRLARFLPKVVLALLVSISAEGYKKLAIWLNDMENYRLESAYEKHLIIKVVLFQFVNSYLSLFYIGFYLKDMERLKEMLATLLITRQFLQNVREVLQPHLYRRLGQGELSLRAAWELARALLGLLSLRRPAPYHLQPQAEEGGGSGGGGGRRCLSGGCGAPEEEEEATVERRPMGEGGEVGNGSRGDKEEEEDEEEEDEEEEDEEEGEEGSLLDCGLRLKKVSFAERAVGRHRPGPSPEALLEEGSPTMVEKGLEPGVFTLVEEDDEAEGAPGSPEREPPAVLLRRAGGEGRDQGPDGGPEPDTGSGDLARRQRQQNRSSWIDPPEEEHSPQLTQAELESCMKKYEDTFQDYQEMFVQFGYVVLFSSAFPLAALCALVNNLIEIRSDALKLCTGLQRPFGQRVESIGQWQKVMEAMGVLAIVVNCYLIGQCGQLQRLFPWLSPEAAIVSVVVLEHFALLLKYLIHVAIPDIPGWVAEEMAKLEYQRREAFKRHERQAQHHFQQQQRRRREEEERQRHAEHHARRERDTSGREEARAEGAGLDPAAPEKASAKAKGSGVGSHGSERPKRPGSLLAPNNVMKLKQIIPLQGKFLSSGATSSSMAGTGPSPTARPTPAQSPTGSDTRLPAFLSFKFLKSPEARRDPERSHSPPKAFHAGKLFPFGGGARAEAGANGVGGQIRLDGTPGGGSGSGGSGSGGRAQRSGQVDEAAAEEPDALRPEEEGSGTALALRTRGSRSPAPSTPTPLPGPPTPPASCWQWDGPWGCGGEGTTPRQAPATNTECQPCALAGPLPAPQPLPGDASFYSLAPLPLPTSSEFPAASPSPSPQAVCWPSGWH, encoded by the exons ATGGCCGAAGCTACCTCCGGCTCTGGGGGCACGTCCCTAGAGGGCGAGCGCGGCAAGAGGCCCCCACCAGAGGGCGAGCCTGCAGCCCCGGCGTCCGGAGTTCTGG gtacctgtgcccacctgcccAGTGCCCAGATGGGGATCCCCAGAGTGGGAGTCTGTAAGGGGACTCGGACCCTTCCTGGCGAGAGTCATCAGTCCCTGCACCCCTTGGCAGATACGACGGATGACCACACACTGCTGTGGCTGCTGAACCACATCCGTGTGGGGATCCCCGAACTCATAGTGCAAGTCCGCCACCACCGCCATACGCGTGCCTACGCCTTCTTTGTCACCGCCACGTATGAGAG cctaCTCCGAGGGGCTGACGAGCTGGGTCTGCGTAAAGCCGTGAAGGCCGAGTTTGGTGGGGGTACCCGCAGCTTCTCCTGCGAGGAGGACTTTATCTACGAGAATGTGGAGAGTGAGCTGCACTTCTTCACCTCCCAG GAGCGCCAGAGCATCATCCGCTTCTGGCTTCAGAACCTGCGTGCCAAGCAGGGTGAGGCGCTGCATAACGTGCGGTTCTTGGAGGACCAGCCAATCA TTCCTGAGCTGGCAGCCCGTGGGATCATCCAGCAAGTGTTTCCAATCCACGAGCAGCGCATCCTGAACCGCCTCATGAAGTCATGGGTACAGGCCGTGTGTGAAAACCAGCCTCTAG ACGAGATCTGCGATTATTTTGGTGTGAAGATTGCCATGTACTTTGCCTGGTTGGGCTTCTACACGTCAGCGATGGTGTACCCGGCCGTCTTTGGCTCTGTCCTGTACACATTCACAGAGACCGATCAG ACAAGCCAAGATGTGTCATGCGTGGTCTTCGCCCTGTTCAATGTGGTCTGGTCAACGCTGTTCTTGGAGGAGTGGAAGCGGAGGGGGGCAGAGCTGGCCTACAAGTGGGGGACACTGGACTCACCAGGGGAAGCCATGGAGGAGCCACGGCCCCAGTTCAGG ggcgTGCGACGCATCAGCCCAGTGACACGGGCCGAGGAGTTCTACTATCCACCCTGGAAGCGGCTGCTCTTCCAGCTCTTCGTGAGTGTTCCCTTGTGTCTCACCTGCCTGGCCTGCGTGTTCCTGCTCATGCTCGGCTGCTTCCAGCTGCAG GAGCTGGTGCTGAGTGTGAAGGGGCTGCCTCGCCTTGCTCGGTTCCTGCCCAAGGTTGTGCTGGCCCTGCTGGTTAGCATAAGTGCTGAGGGCTACAAGAAGCTCGCCATATGGCTCAATGACATGG AGAATTACCGGCTGGAGAGTGCCTATGAGAAGCACCTCATCATCAAGGTGGTTCTG TTCCAGTTTGTCAATTCCTACCTGAGCCTCTTCTACATTGGCTTCTACCTCAAGGACATGGAGCGCCTAAAAGAG aTGCTGGCCACTCTGCTGATCACCCGCCAGTTTCTCCAGAATGTGCGTGAAGTCCTGCAGCCGCACCTGTACCGGCGGCTGGGCCAAGGCGAACTCAGCCTGCGGGCCGCCTGGGAGCTGGCCCGGGCCCTGCTTGGCCTGCTCAGCCTTCGGCGCCCTGCACCCTACCATCTCCAACCCCAGGCTGAagagggtggtggcagtgggggcggagggggccgCAGGTGTCTCAGCGGGGGCTGTGGGGCacctgaggaagaggaagaggccaCAGTGGAACGGCGACCcatgggggaaggtggggaggtggggaatgggTCCAGAGGggataaggaggaggaggaagatgaggaggaggaggacgaggaggaggaggacgaagAAGAGGGTGAGGAGGGCAGCCTCCTGGACTGTGGGCTCCGTCTAAAGAAGGTCAGCTTTGCTGAGCGGGCAGTCGGAAGACATCGGCCCGGCCCAAGCCCAGAGGccctcctggaggaggggagccccACAATGGTGGAGAAGGGGCTGGAGCCAGGTGTGTTCACACTAGTTGAGGAGGATGATGAGGCAGAGGGGGCTCCTGGTAGCCCTGAGCGGGAGCCCCCAGCTGTCCTGCTCCGCCGGGCTGGGGGCGAGGGCCGTGACCAGGGGCCAGATGGGGGCCCAGAGCCAGACACCGGCTCAGGTGACTTGGCCCGGAGGCAGCGGCAGCAGAATCGGTCCTCTTGGATCGACCCGCCTGAGGAGGAGCACTCGCCCCAGCTCACCCAGGCTGAGCTTGAGAGCTGTATGAAGAAGTACGAG GACACGTTCCAGGACTACCAGGAGATGTTCGTGCAGTTTGGCTACGTCGTGCtcttctcctctgccttccccctGGCTGCACTGTGCGCCCTGGTCAACAACCTCATCGAGATCCGCAGTGACGCCCTCAAGCTGTGCACGGGGCTGCAGCGGCCCTTTGGACAGCGGGTGGAGAGCATCGGCCAGTGGCAG AAGGTGATGGAGGCCATGGGTGTCCTGGCAATTGTCGTCAACTGCTATCTCATCGGCCAGTGTGGGCAGCTGCAGCGCCTCTTCCCCTGGCTCAGCCCCGAGGCAGCCATCGTGTCCGTGGTGGTGCTTGAG CACTTCGCTCTGCTTCTCAAGTACCTCATCCACGTGGCCATCCCTGACATCCCAGGGTGGGTGGCTGAGGAGATGGCCAAGCTTGAGTACCAGCGCCGGGAGGCCTTCAAG AGACACGAGCGCCAGGCTCAGCACCacttccagcagcagcagcggcggcggcgggaggaggaggagcgccAGCGCCACGCAGAGCACCACGCCCGGCGAGAGCGTGACACCAGTGGCCGGGAGGAAGCCCGGGCTGAGGGTGCGGGGCTGGACCCTGCTGCCCCTGAGAAGGCCTCAGCCAAGGCCAagggcagtggggtgggcagCCATGGTTCAGAGCGACCCAAGCGCCCAGGGTCCCTGCTGGCACCCAACAACGTCATGAAGCTGAAGCAGATCATCCCGCTGCAGGGCAAGTTTTTGTCATCAGGGGCCACATCCTCCTCAATGGCAggcacagggcccagccccaccgCACGGCCAACCCCTGCCCAGTCACCCACAGGCAGTGATACCCGCCTGCCGGCCTTCCTCAGCTTCAAGTTCCTCAAGTCACCCGAGGCCCGGCGGGATCCTGAGCGTAGCCACTCACCACCCAAGGCCTTCCATGCGGGCAAGCTCTTCCCCTTTGGTGGCGGGGCCCGGGCTGAGGCTGGGGCCAATGGGGTGGGCGGGCAGATCCGACTGGACGGGACCCCTGgcggtggcagtggcagtggcggcagcggcagcggcggccgGGCCCAGCGCAGTGGGCAGGTGGACGAGGCTGCTGCTGAGGAGCCAGACGCCCTCCGGCCTGAAGAGGAAGGCTCAG GGACAGCGCTGGCCCTCCGCACCCGCGGCAGCCGGAGCCCCGCACCATCAACGCCAACGCCGCTGCCCGGGCCCCCAACACCACCCGCCAGCTGCTGGCAGTGGGATGGGCCTTGGGGCTGTGGGGGTGAAGGCACCACCCCCCGCCAGGCCCCTGCCACCAACACAGAGTGCCaaccctgtgccctggctgggcccctgcctgccccccagcccctgccaggggATGCCAGCTTCTACAGCCTTGCGCCTCTGCCTCTGCCAACATCCTCTGAGTTCCCTGcggcctctcccagccccagcccccaggctgtGTGCTGGCCCAGTGGCTGGCACTAG